The proteins below are encoded in one region of Salifodinibacter halophilus:
- a CDS encoding cupin: protein IDGRVVNFGGKPARVGINPITLSADRETLYFGAMNGTTWYRLPARLLREGADDAAIATAIAPAGPKPISDGVATGADGTHWFTDL from the coding sequence ATCGATGGCCGGGTGGTGAACTTCGGCGGCAAGCCGGCGCGCGTGGGCATCAACCCGATCACCTTGTCGGCCGACCGCGAGACGCTGTACTTCGGCGCGATGAACGGCACCACCTGGTACCGCCTGCCGGCGCGGCTGCTGCGCGAAGGCGCCGACGATGCGGCCATCGCCACGGCGATCGCGCCGGCCGGGCCGAAGCCGATCAGCGACGGCGTCGCCACCGGCGCCGATGGCACGCACTGGTTCACCGACCTG